One Ricinus communis isolate WT05 ecotype wild-type chromosome 7, ASM1957865v1, whole genome shotgun sequence genomic region harbors:
- the LOC8282566 gene encoding peroxisomal acyl-coenzyme A oxidase 1, which produces MEGVDHLAEERNKAQFDVDEMKIVWAGSRHAFDVADRMARLVASDPAFRKDNRAMLSRKELFKNTLRKAAHAWKRIIELRLSEEEASKLRTFVDEPAYTDLHWGMFVPAIKGQGTEEQQKKWLPLAHKMQIIGCYAQTELGHGSNVQGLETTATFDLETDEFVIHSPTLTSSKWWPGGLGKVSTHAVVYARLITEGREHGVHGFIVQLRSLDDHMPLPGITVGDIGMKFGSGAYNTMDNGVLRFDHVRIPRNQMLMRVMQVTREGKCVQSKVPRQLIYGTMVYVRQTIVADASAALSRAVCIATRYSAVRRQFGSNDGGVETQVIDYKTQQSRLFPLLASAYAFRFVGEWLKWLYTDVTQRLQANDFSTLPEAHACTAGLKSLTTSFTADAIEECRKLCGGHGYLTASGLPELFAVYVPACTYEGDNVVLLLQVARFLMKTVSQLGSGKKPVGTTAYMARVEHLLQCRCGAQKAEDWLKPNVILEAFEARAARMCVTRAQSLSHYPNPEEGFAELSADLVEAAVAHCQLIVVSKFIEKLQQEIPGKGVKQQLQILCYMYALNLLHKHQGDFLSTGCITPKQASLANDQLRSLYSQVRPNAIALVDAFNYTDHYLGSVLGCYDGNVYPKLYEEAWKDPLNDSVIPDGYNEYVRPMLKQQLRNARL; this is translated from the exons ATGGAAGGCGTCGATCACTTGGCCGAAGAGAGGAACAAGGCGCAATTTGATGTCGACGAGATGAAAATCGTCTGGGCTGGTTCCCGCCATGCCTTCGACGTCGCCGATCGCATGGCTCGTCTCGTCGCCAGCGATCCG GCATTTAGAAAGGATAACAGAGCGATGCTAAGTAGAAAGGAATTGTTTAAAAACACTCTAAGGAAAGCAGCTCATGCTTGGAAACGTATCATTGAACTTCGTCTTTCTG aagaagaagcaagTAAGCTAAGGACTTTTGTCGATGAACCAGCCTATACTGATCTTCACTGG GGTATGTTTGTTCCAGCAATTAAAGGACAAGGTACGGAAGAGCAACAAAAGAAGTGGCTTCCTTTGGCGCATAAGATGCAAATTATTGGCTGCTATGCACAAACTGAACTTGGTCATGGTTCCAATGTTCAAGGCCTGGAAACCACTGCAACTTTTGATCTTGAGACCGATGAATTTGTCATTCATAGTCCTACATTGACTTCGAGCAAA tgGTGGCCTGGTGGATTGGGTAAAGTTTCCACACATGCTGTTGTTTATGCACGACTAATAACAGAAGGTCGTGAACATGGAGTGCATG gCTTTATCGTCCAGCTTCGGAGTTTGGATGATCACATGCCTCTTCCCGGCATAACTGTTGGTGATATTGGAATGAAATTTGGGAGTGGCGCATATAATACCATGGACAATGGTGTTCTAAGATTTGATCATGTTCGCATCCCAAGGAACCAAATGTTGATGCG GGTTATGCAGGTTACAAGGGAAGGGAAATGTGTGCAATCCAAGGTTCCACGGCAATTAATTTATGGCACTATGGTGTATGTGCGGCAGACAATTGTAGCTGATGCTTCCGCTGCTTTATCACGGGCAGTTTGTATTGCTACACGGTATAGTGCTGTTCGGAGACAATTTGGTTCAAATGATGGTGGTGTTGAGACTCAG GTGATTGATTACAAAACTCAGCAAAGCAGACTCTTTCCTTTGCTGGCATCTGCATATGCTTTCAGATTCGTTGGTGAATGGTTGAAATGGCTTTATACGGATGTGACCCAAAGGCTGCAAGCCAATGATTTCTCAACATTACCTGAGGCTCATGCGTGTACTGCTGGTTTGAAGTCCTTGACTACTTCTTTCACTGCT GATGCCATTGAAGAATGTAGGAAACTTTGTGGTGGACATGGTTATCTTACTGCGAGTGGCCTTCCAGAGTTGTTTGCAGTTTATGTTCCTGCCTGTACATATGAAGGAGACAATGTTGTGCTGCTTTTACAG GTTGCAAGGTTTCTCATGAAGACTGTTTCTCAGCTGGGTTCTGGAAAGAAGCCTGTTGGAACAACAGCTTATATGGCACGGGTAGAACATCTTTTGCAGTGTCGTTGTGGTGCTCAAAAGG CTGAGGATTGGCTAAAGCCTAATGTGATATTGGAGGCATTTGAAGCCAGGGCTGCTAGGATGTGTGTCACCCGTGCTCAAAGCCTTAGCCACTATCCAAATCCTGAAGAGG GTTTTGCAGAACTGTCAGCTGATCTAGTTGAGGCAGCCGTCGCTCATTGCCAATTGATTGTTGTTTCCAA GTTCATTGAGAAATTGCAGCAAGAGATACCAGGGAAAGGTGTGAAACAACAGTTGCAGATTCTTTGCTACATGTATGCTTTGAACCTTCTTCATAAACATCAGGGTGATTTTCTCTCCACTGGATGCATCACACCCAAGCAAGCTTCACTTGCAAATGACCAACTGAGATCTTTATATTCCCAG GTCCGTCCCAATGCAATTGCACTTGTTGATGCATTTAACTACACTGATCACTACCTTGGTTCGGTTCTTGGTTGCTATGATGGAAATGTTTATCCAAAACTCTACGAAGAAGCATGGAAGGATCCTCTAAATGATTCAGTTATTCCTGATGGCTACAATGAATATGTTCGCCCTATGCTGAAGCAACAGCTACGTAATGCAAGACTCTGA
- the LOC8260997 gene encoding 1-aminocyclopropane-1-carboxylate oxidase, producing MEFPVINLEKLNGEERTATMAKINDACENWGFFELLNHGIEPEFLDKVESLTKGHYRKCMEQRFKEMVASKGLEAVQTEIKDLDWESTFFLRHLPESNIAEIPDLDDEYRKVMKEFAVKLEKLAEELLDLLCENLGLEKGYLKNTFYGSRGPTFGTKVSNYPPCPKPDLIKGLRAHTDAGGIILLFQDDKVSGLQLLKDGQWIDVPPMRHSIVVNLGDQLEVITNGKYKSVEHRVVAQTDGTRMSIASFYNPGSDAVIYPAPALLEKEAEGKKQAYPKFVFEDYMKLYAGLKFQAKEPRFEAMKAVATA from the exons ATGGAGTTTCCAGTTATTAACTTAGAGAAGCTTAATGGTGAGGAGAGAACTGCCACCATGGCTAAGATCAATGATGCCTGTGAGAATTGGGGTTTCTTTGAg CTTCTCAACCATGGAATTGAGCCTGAGTTCTTGGACAAAGTAGAGAGCTTGACAAAGGGTCACTACAGGAAATGCATGGAGCAGAGATTTAAGGAGATGGTGGCAAGCAAAGGGCTAGAAGCTGTCCAAACTGAGATCAAAGATTTGGATTGGGAAAgcactttctttcttcgcCATCTCCCTGAGTCAAACATTGCTGAAATTCCCGATCTCGATGATGAGTACAG GAAAGTAATGAAGGAATTTGCAGTGAAGTTGGAGAAATTGGCAGAGGAGCTTCTTGACCTGTTATGTGAGAACCTTGGACTTGAGAAAGGGTACCTGAAAAACACATTTTATGGGTCAAGAGGACCAACCTTTGGGACAAAGGTTAGCAACTACCCACCTTGCCCCAAGCCAGACCTAATTAAGGGACTCAGGGCCCACACGGATGCTGGTGGCATCATTCTACTGTTCCAGGATGATAAGGTCAGTGGTCTTCAGCTTCTTAAAGATGGGCAGTGGATTGATGTGCCTCCTATGCGCCACTCCATTGTTGTCAATCTTGGCGACCAACTTGAG GTGATTACCAATGGAAAGTACAAGAGTGTGGAGCACCGAGTTGTGGCTCAGACAGACGGAACCAGGATGTCAATAGCTTCATTCTACAACCCAGGAAGTGATGCAGTAATCTACCCAGCACCAGCTTTGTTGGAGAAAGAAGCAGAGGGGAAGAAACAAGCGTACCCAAAATTTGTTTTTGAAGACTACATGAAGCTCTATGCTGGCCTCAAGTTCCAGGCTAAGGAGCCAAGATTTGAAGCCATGAAGGCTGTTGCAACAGCTTAA